The segment CGAAGCGATTGGCGTCGCGTTCAGCCTTCGCGGTGCGATGAACGCGGTAGGCGGGAAGTCCCGCGTCGAGACGTCGCTTCTCTCTCGCTCGCCACACCCGCTGCTTCTCCAACTGCGCGTCACGGTTGCGGGCGTAGTACTCCCGGCGACGTGCTTTGACCTGCTCCGCGTGGTTCTCGTAGTAGCGGGCGGCACCGACGCGCTTCTGCTCCGGGTCGGCGCGGTACTTCTCGCGCAGCTTGGCATTCTCCCGATCCCGGTGCCCGTCGCGCCATCGCTTGTTCCGCTCCCGCTTCGCTAACCGGAAGCTATCGGGGTCCGCCGCGCGCTGTGCCGCCCGGTACTGACGCTGCGCCTCGAGGTGGCGTTCGCGGTTTTCCGCGTACCAATCGCGGGCCCGTGCGCGGGCTGCCGCGCGGCGCTCCTCATCAGCGCGTTCCTTGTCACGCCTGGCCCGGTCTCGTTCGCGACGCCGGGCCTTGCTTGCCTCGCTCCCGCGGTCATCGCGATACCGCTTGACCTTGTCGGGGTTGGCTTGCTTCCACTGCTTGAGTCGTTTAGCTTTGCGACGGGCGCGGGCCGCAGCATCTGAGTCACTGGCTTCCGTCGCCATGACGTGTCACACCCGCCCGATTGGCGAGCCCGTTGTCGGGCCGCAGTCCGGCTCGCCGTCGATACGAGCGGCGAGCTGAGTGAACAGGTCAGGCCGAAACCCCGACCAGTGCATGTCGGGATGCTGACCGACGACTACTACGGGCGCCTGTGAATAGCCGAGTGTTCGAGTCACCAGCTCCACCGCCGCAGGATCGGTTGAGAGGTTGACAACTTGGAAGTCGATTCCCAGTGCCGCCAATGCCCGACACGTCAGGGTGCAACGAATGCAGCCAGGACCAGTCGTGTACACGGTGACGGTTGCCATCATCGCCGCCGAAGGTTGCGGATGTCGTGCCGACAGATTTGAGCGTTGTCTTCCTTGAACTGCTCAACCTCCAATGCGTCATAGCGCACCGCTCGCCCAAGCTTGAAGAAGTTCGGGCCCCGTCGGTAGTAGCGCCAGATCGCGAGTGCATTCTCGGTCACCCCGAGCTTGGCAGCGACCTCAGCGGGGGTGAGTAGCCGACGCTCGTCTGCACTGGCCTTCCCCGTTGATGTGTTCGTCATTTCCAGCCTCCTTGCATACCCTTTCCAATGTTTGACATGAGTAGAGCATTATTTGCTATAGTCAGTCAAGGGCAATCTGCGTATGAACGACGCGGTCTGACAGACTGAGGAGGTGAAGGTCGATGTGCGCACACCTGACGGAGCGCCCATTACATGGGAAGATGCGACACTGCCCGTCGGTTCCGCGTTGCGGATTGCTCCTGCGTTTCGCGCAAGCGCCACTGACGAAGCTGTTGGTATCGAGACAACGTTGCACGCCCGATACCAGGCATCCGAGGGTCGCTACCTGGTCAGCGAGGTCAACAATCGTGCCCTCCGTGCCGACGTCGAGGTGAACAACCTCGCGCTTCGGCAGGTGCCGATCCAGGGCCTGATTCAGGCGGCGGCACCGCACTGCATCGCGCTCACTCTCGACAACGATGCTGATCCGACGGCGACGTGGACCACTGCCGCGGAATTGAGTAGCACCACCGGACGGATCATCCCCGAATGGCTAGCGAAGGACCTCGTCAAGCTAGCCAACAAGGATGCCCGGATGGACGCCATCGAGATCCTCTATGGCACCGCAGCCCTTGCCGGGCTGCCACCCGTGAGGGCCGTGCAGCACGAACTCGGAGTACCCCATCGCACCGCTTCTGACTGGATCAAGAAGGCTCGTGCCGCTGGGCGCCTGGAGGGCATGAACTACATCGTCGGCCGACAGGCGGATGGGTAGCATCCAGTCCTATTCCACGAAGGACGGCAAACGATACCTCGTCCGATACAAGAAGCCAGATCGCACTCACGGGGCGAAGCGAGGCTTCCGGACAAAGCGCGACGCCGAGGAGTTCCTGGCCAGCGTCACGGTCGCAATTAGGCAGCAGGAGTACGTCGACCCGAGCGACTCCCGCATCACTATCGGCGAACTGGGCGAGATCTGGCTCCAGGACCAGCAGGCGGTTCTCAAACCCTCGTCGATGCATCCCCTCGAGTCATGCTGGCGCGTTCACGTGCAGCCGAGATGGGGATCCATCCGTGTCAACGCCGTCCGCTACAGCGATGCCCGGAGCTGGGTCACTGAACTGAGCGAAAGACGCGGCGCATCCACCGTGATCCGCGCATATGGCATCCTCGCGTCGATTCTCGACGTGGCCGTGCGGGACCGTCGGCTCAGAGAGAACCCGGTGCGGGGGATCAAGCTGCCCCGCAAACAGCCCAAACGACGCGTGTACTTGACCCATCGACAGGTCGAGCTGCTCGCCAGCGAATCTCGATACCCAGACATCATCCTCTTTCTCGCGTACACCGGGTTGCGGTGGGGAGAAGCCACGGGGCTCCGCGTCCGCGATGTCGACCCGATGCGCCGGCGCGTGCACGTGCAAGAGAACGCCGTCATGGTCAACGGCACCGTTCACACCGGCACACCCAAGACTCACGCGGCCAGGTCCGTGCCCTACCCTGACTTCCTCGACCCGGCCATCCGCGCAGACATGCGGGGGAAGGCAGCTGAGCATCTCCTCTTCGGCGACGGCGACGAACACCTCCGGCTCCCCAGCTCCCAAGATGGCTGGTTCGCTGCCGCCGTCCGCCGCGCACGAGAGATCGACCCCGATTTCCCCTACATCTCCCCTCACGATCTCCGGCACACCGCTGCGAGCCTCGCTATCAGCGCCGGCGC is part of the Microbacterium sp. ET2 genome and harbors:
- a CDS encoding glutaredoxin family protein; the encoded protein is MMATVTVYTTGPGCIRCTLTCRALAALGIDFQVVNLSTDPAAVELVTRTLGYSQAPVVVVGQHPDMHWSGFRPDLFTQLAARIDGEPDCGPTTGSPIGRV
- a CDS encoding helix-turn-helix transcriptional regulator, with the translated sequence MTNTSTGKASADERRLLTPAEVAAKLGVTENALAIWRYYRRGPNFFKLGRAVRYDALEVEQFKEDNAQICRHDIRNLRRR
- a CDS encoding site-specific integrase; the encoded protein is MGSIQSYSTKDGKRYLVRYKKPDRTHGAKRGFRTKRDAEEFLASVTVAIRQQEYVDPSDSRITIGELGEIWLQDQQAVLKPSSMHPLESCWRVHVQPRWGSIRVNAVRYSDARSWVTELSERRGASTVIRAYGILASILDVAVRDRRLRENPVRGIKLPRKQPKRRVYLTHRQVELLASESRYPDIILFLAYTGLRWGEATGLRVRDVDPMRRRVHVQENAVMVNGTVHTGTPKTHAARSVPYPDFLDPAIRADMRGKAAEHLLFGDGDEHLRLPSSQDGWFAAAVRRAREIDPDFPYISPHDLRHTAASLAISAGANVKAVQRMLGHASAAMTLDTYADLFDDDLDYVAQALSRARDTQRTITVPESSHAGPAGYRGPGRSYGQLDR